In Bradyrhizobium guangdongense, the sequence GCGGCGAGGTCGTGGTCTGGGCCGGCCGCAAGGCCGATGATCCCAAGCCCGTCGCGGACGCGCGCAGGGCCATGCTGGAAGAGACCGAGGACGAATATCGCCGCCTGCTCTATGTCGCGATGACGCGCGCGGCCGACCGGCTGATCGTCGGCGGCTGCATGCCCGGCAACATGCGGACCGTGCGCAAGCTGAGCTGGTACGATCTGATCGACACCGGGCTGTCCGGCTCGGGCCTGGCGAAGGAGACGATCGAGACGCCGCTCGGCAAGGTCACCCGATTCGCCCGCCCCGAGGACGTCGTTGCGCTCGGCCCGCCCGCGACCTCAATAGAGCATTCGGTCACGCTGCCGGACTGGCTGCGGACGCGCGCACCACGCGACATGATCGAGGACGATCCGGTGCGCCCGTCCGGCCAGGCGGCGGAGGAAGGCCGCAGCGTGCGATCAGGCGAATCGGTGCAGTCGCGCGCATTGGCGTTGCAGCGCGGCACGCTGGTGCACCGTCTCCTGCAATCCCTGCCCGACATGGCCGTAGAACGCCGCCGCGAGGCCGCGCTCGGCTTCATGGCGCGCAATGCCTCGGACTGGGCGGAGGCTGAGCGCGTTGCGCTCGCCGACAAGGTGCTCGCCCTGATTGCCGAGCCGCGCTTTGCAGCCGTGTTTGCCGCGGGCAGCCGGGCCGAGGTCGCCATTGTCGGCAAGCTCGACCGGCCCGGGCGACCGCCGGCGCTGGTGTCGGGCCAGATCGACCGGCTGGTCGTTCGTACGGAGGAGGTTTTGATCGTCGATTTCAAGACCAACCAGGCCGCGCCCAGGACCGCGGCCGAGGCGCCCGCCGCCTATGTCCGGCAGCTTGCGTTGTACCGGGCGGTGCTGTCGCGGCTTTATCCCCAAAAGCCCATCCGCGCCGTCCTTCTCTGGACCGAGGCCCTTGAATACATGGAGATTTCGCCCCCCGCGCTGGACGCGGCGCTGGCATCCGTTCATCTCGGTGTGAGCGTCCTTGACCCGGCAAGGGGCCGTTCATAGGTTGACGCCATGATCCCCGGCGCGATTCCAGGTCGCGCCGATTCTCTTTCAACCGAATGAGGTACTCCAATGGCCGTTGGCAAGGTTTCCGACAGCGATTTCGAAGCCGAAGTGCTCAAGGCGAACGGCCCCGTGGTCGTCGATTTCTGGGCCGAATGGTGCGGCCCCTGCCGCATGATCGCGCCCGCCCTCGACGAGATCGCCGGCGCGATGGGCGACAAGGTCAAGATCGTGAAGCTCAACGTCGATGAGAGCCCGAAGACCGCCTCGAAATACGGCGTGATGTCGATCCCGACCCTGATGATCTTCAAGGGTGGCGAGATGGCCTCCCGCCAGGTCGGCGCCGCGCCGAAGGCGAAGCTGCAGCAGTGGATCACCTCTGCGGTCTGATCCACCCGCGCCACTAATTATTTTCGACAACGGCCGGCGAAATGCCGGCCGTTTGCGTTGAGGGAACGTGTCCTGCGTGTGATGAGTCCCGCCCTTGCCTGCCCCTCCCGCAAAACGCGCGCGAAAATCGGCTTCGCTGGTCGCGATGGAGGCTCGTTCCGTCGATGCGATCCCGCGGGGCAAGGAGTGGCAGTACGAGCCGAAATGGGACGGCTTTCGCTGCCTGCTCTCGCGCGAGCGCGGCCACGTCGATCTCCGCTCGAAGTCCGGTGAAGATCTCGCGCGCTATTTTCCTGAAATCGTCGCCGCGGCGCTGAAGCTGAGGGCGGACCGGTTCACGCTCGACGGCGAGATCGTCGTGCCGCAGGCCAAGGGCTTTTCCTTCGACGCACTGCTGCAGCGGATTCATCCGGCCGCAAGCCGTGTGACGAAACTCTCGCAGGAAACGCCGGCGCTCTATCTCGTCTTCGATCTGCTCGCGACGGCCAAGCAGCGGGAGCTTGCCGGGGCGCCGCTCAGCGAGCGCCGGCCGGCACTGGAGGCCTTTGCGAAGACCAATCTGAAGAGCAGCCTGTTTCGCCTCTCGCCTGCGACGACAAGCTTCGCCACGGCCCAGAAATGGCTGGCGCAATCCGGCGGCGGCTCGGACGGCGTGATCGCCAAGCGCATGGACCTGCCCTATCAGGCGGGAAATCGCGACGGCATGCAGAAAATCAAGAAGTTTCGCAGCGCCGATTGCGTGGTCGGCGGCTTCCGCTATGCGACCAACAAGATCTCGGGGAGGAAGGTGGTCGGCTCACTGCTGCTCGGACTCTACGACGACAAGGGCCTGCTGCACCATGTCGGCTTCACCTCCGCGATCAAGGCGGCTGAAAAGCCTGCCCTGACCGACCGGCTGGAAGCGCTGATCGGCGAACCCGGCTTCACCGGCAATGCGCCGGGCGGGCCGAGCCGCTGGTCGACGGAACGTTCGGCGAAGTGGTGCCCGCTCGAGCCGAAGCTCGTCATCGAGGTCTGCTACGACCATTTCAGCGGCGAACGTTTCCGCCACGGCACCTCGATCCTGCGCTGGCGTCCGGACAAGGCGCCGCGACAGTGCACGTTCGAGCAATTGAAGCAGAAGGTGGCGAACCCGATGAAGATGTTGAAGTGATGCTCCTGCCCCGGACGCAGCGCGAAGCGCTGCTGAGCCGGGGCCCATGTTGCGGCATTCTGAGTCCCGGCTCTGCGGAGCAGCGTTGCACGCTGCACCGCGTCCGGGACAAGAAAGCTCATGCAGGAGGCGTGCCGTTGAGGCCGAGCACGTGCCCGGCGAGATAGAGCGAGCCCGTGATCAGAATCCGCGGCGGCACCTCGTAGGCGAGCCGCGACAGCGCGCGCAGCGCGGCCTCGATGCCGGGCGCGATCTCGACGCGCATGCCGAGGCTGCGGACCGCGTCGGCGAGACGATCGACCGGCATCGCATTCTCGGTGTCGGGTATCGGCACCGCGACGATGTGACGGGTGAGGCCGGCGAAATTGGCGAGGAACGCCTGCGCGTCCTTGTTGGCCATCATGCCTGCGATGACGACCAGCGGCCGCGAGACCCGCTCTTCGAGATCGCCGAGCGCGGCGGCGGCGACGCGGCCGCCTTCGGCATTGTGGCCGCCGTCGAGCCAGATCTCGCTCCCCTGCGGTCCCCAGGAGAGCAGCTCGCCGGAGGTGAGACGCTGCATCCGGGCCGGCCATTCGGCACCGACGATGCCGGCCTCGAACGCCGCCTGGTTGACTTTGAAGGTCGGGACTGCGCGCAACGTCGCGATGGCAAGGCCGGCATTGTCGAACTGATGGCGGCCGAACAGGCGCGGCGCCGCGAGATCCATCAGGCCACGGTCGTCGGAATAGACCAGGCGCCCGCGCTCGACATTGACGTGCCAGCTTTCATTGGCGGCAAGCAGCGGTGCGCGCATGCGCCTGGCCTCCGCCTCGATGACCGCCATCGCCTCTCCCCTCTGCTCGGCGCAAACCACGGGCACGCCCCGCTTGATGATCGCGGCCTTCTCGGCGGCGATCGATGCCAGCGTGTCGCCGAGGAAATCCATGTGGTCCATGCTGATAGGCGTGATCACGCAGGCCGCGGGCGCATCGACCACGTTGGTCGAATCGAGCCGGCCGCCGAGGCCGACTTCGAGCAGCACCGCGTCGGCAGGGTTTTGTGCGAACAAGAGGAAGGAGGCAGCGGTCTTGAGCTCGAACAGCGTGGCGGGCTCGCCGGCATTGACGCGCTCGACCTCTTCCAAAGCTGCGCGCAATTCGTCGTCGGAAACGAGCACGCCGCCGCCGACGCGGCCGAGGCGAAAACATTCGTTGATGCGGACCAGATAGGGCGAGGTGTAGGCGTGGACGCGCAAGCCGGCGGCCTCCAGCGTGGCGCGCAAGTAAGCCACCGTGGAGCCCTTGCCGTTGGTTCCGGCGACGTGGATCACCGGCGGCAGCTTGCGCTCGGGATGGCCGAGCCGCTCGAGCAGGCGATGCATCCGCTCCAGCCCGAGATCGATGCGCTTCTGATGCAGGACCGACAACCGCCCGATCACTGCGTCGAGCGGCGACTTTGTGCTGTCGGGAGAGGCGTTCACGCGTGAGGCGCAGCCGGCGCCGTTTCGGGGGCCGATACGATCTGTGCCGGACTGGTGACGGCCTGCGCCGGCTTCGACGCGCTCTCGAGCGCCGGTGCCTTGGTCAGCAGGCGGCAGAGCCGCGCCAGCGTCGGACGCAGTTCGTGGCGATGCACGACCATGTCGACCATGCCGTGCTCTTTCAGATATTCGGCGCGCTGGAAGCCTTCGGGCAGCTTCTCGCGGATGGTCTGCTCGATCACGCGGGCGCCGGCGAAGCCGATCAGCGCGCCGGGCTCGGCGATCTGCACGTCGCCGAGCATCGCATAGGACGCGGTGACGCCGCCGGTGGTGGGATTGGTCAGCACGACGATGTAGGGCAGCTTGGCCTCGCGCAGCATCTGCACCGCGACCGTGGTGCGCGGCATCTGCATCAGCGACAGGATGCCTTCCTGCATGCGCGCGCCGCCCGACGCGGCGAACACGATGAACGGCGACTTCTTCTCGACCGCAAGCTCCATCCCGCGCACGATGGCTTCGCCCGCGGCCATGCCGAGCGAGCCGCCCATGAAGTCGAAATCCTGCACGGCGACGACGACGCCGGCACCTTCGAGCTTGCCGTAGCCGACCTTGACCGCGTCATTGAGGTTCGTGCGTGCCCGCGCGTCCTTGATGCGATCGGCGTATTTCTTCTCGTCACGGAACTTGAGCGGATCGGGCGTGACCTCGGGCAGCGCGATGTCGAACCAGGTCTCATTGTCGAAGATCGACTTCAGCCGCGCCACCGCGCCCATGCGCATGTGGTAGTTCGAGCCGGGAATGACGAACTGGTTGGCCTCGACGTCCTTGTAGAACACGAGCTGTCCGGAATCCGGGCACTTGATCCACAGATTCTCCGGCGTCTCCCGCCGCAGCATGTTGCGGATCTTCGGCCGGACCACATTGGTAAGCCAGTTCATGGTTTGCTCCGATGTACGATCCCCCAAGGGATCGCCTGAAGGACTATATGGCGGCCGGGCCGATGCCCGACAAGCCGCCGTGTCGCCTGCGCCAAAGCGCATGAAACGTAGCGCGAATTATGGCCTATTCGGCCGCCTGTTTCGCAGCTTTGACGCCCTGGGCCAGAGCAGCCGTCAATTCGGCCACGGCGTTAACGGTTTTGGCGGTGGCCCGCCCCTCGGCATCGAGGCTGTTCTTGAGCGCGTCGACCAGCGCGGTGCCGACCACCGAACCATCGGCCTTCTCGGCGATGGCGCGCGCGGCCTCGGGGGTGCGAATGCCGAAGCCAACGCAGATCGGCAAGCCGGTATGCCGCTTGATGCGCGCGACGGCTTCGCCGACAACATTCGCGTCCGCCGCTGCCGCACCGGTGATGCCGGCGATGGAGACGTAATAGACAAAGCCCGACGTGTTCGTGAGCACGGCCGGCAGACGCTTGTCGTCGGTCGTCGGAGTCGCCAGGCGAATGAAGTTCAGGCCTGCCTTCAGCGCGGGAATGCAGAGCTCGTCGTCTTCCTCCGGCGGCAGATCGACGACAATCAGGCCGTCAACGCCGGCCGACTTAGCGTCAGCCAAAAACTTGTCGACGCCGTAAATGTAGATCGGATTGTAATAGCCCATCAGCACCAGCGGCGTGGCGTTGTCGTCCTTGCGGAACGCACGCACCAGCTCCAGCGTCTTCTTCAACGTCATGCCGCCCTTGAGCGCGCGCAGACCCGCGGCTTGGATCGAGGGACCATCGGCCATCGGATCGGTGAAGGGGATGCCGAGCTCGATGATTTCGGCGCCTGCCTTGGGCAGCGCCTTGACGATCTCGAGCGACGTCGTGATGTCAGGATCTCCGGCCATCACATAGGTGACGAAGGCCGCGCGGCCCTGCTTCTTCAACTCGGCAAAACGTGTGTCGATACGCGTAGTCACTTGCTCTTGCCCCTCAGGATGTCGCCGACCTGCGGGACGTCCTTGTCGCCGCGGCCGGAGAGATTGACGACCATCAGGTGGTCTTTCGGCCGCTTCGGCGCGAGCTCCATCACTTTGGCGATGGCATGTGCGGGCTCGAGCGCAGGGATGATGCCTTCGAGCTTCGAGAGCAGCTGGAATGCGGCGAGCGCCTCGTCATCGGTCGCGGACAGATAATTGACGCGGCCGACCTCGTGCAGCCACGAATGCTCGGGGCCAATGCCGGGATAGTCGAGACCGGCCGAGATCGAATGCGCATCCTGGATCTGGCCGTCGGCGTCCATCAGGAGATAGGTGCGGTTGCCATGCAGCACGCCGGGACGGCCGCCGGCGATCGAGGCCGCGTGCAGCTGCGTGAGCCCGTGGCCGGCGGCTTCGACGCCAAAGATTTCAACAGAGGGATCATCGAGGAAGGGATGGAACAGGCCCATCGCGTTCGAGCCGCCGCCGATGCAGGCGACCAGCGAATCCGGCAGGCGACCCTCGACCTCCTGCATCTGCGCCTTGGTCTCGTTACCGATGATCGACTGGAAATCGCGCACCAGCGTCGGATAGGGATGCGGGCCCGCCACCGTGCCGATGCAGTAGAAGGTGTTGTGCACGTTGGTGACCCAGTCGCGCAGCGCCTCGTTCATCGCATCCTTCAGCGTGCGCGTGCCCGACTGCACCGGCATCACCGTGGCGCCCAGCATCTCCATCCGGATCACGTTGGGCTGCTGCCGCTCGACGTCGACGGCGCCCATATAG encodes:
- the accD gene encoding acetyl-CoA carboxylase, carboxyltransferase subunit beta; this encodes MNWLTNVVRPKIRNMLRRETPENLWIKCPDSGQLVFYKDVEANQFVIPGSNYHMRMGAVARLKSIFDNETWFDIALPEVTPDPLKFRDEKKYADRIKDARARTNLNDAVKVGYGKLEGAGVVVAVQDFDFMGGSLGMAAGEAIVRGMELAVEKKSPFIVFAASGGARMQEGILSLMQMPRTTVAVQMLREAKLPYIVVLTNPTTGGVTASYAMLGDVQIAEPGALIGFAGARVIEQTIREKLPEGFQRAEYLKEHGMVDMVVHRHELRPTLARLCRLLTKAPALESASKPAQAVTSPAQIVSAPETAPAAPHA
- a CDS encoding ATP-dependent DNA ligase; protein product: MEARSVDAIPRGKEWQYEPKWDGFRCLLSRERGHVDLRSKSGEDLARYFPEIVAAALKLRADRFTLDGEIVVPQAKGFSFDALLQRIHPAASRVTKLSQETPALYLVFDLLATAKQRELAGAPLSERRPALEAFAKTNLKSSLFRLSPATTSFATAQKWLAQSGGGSDGVIAKRMDLPYQAGNRDGMQKIKKFRSADCVVGGFRYATNKISGRKVVGSLLLGLYDDKGLLHHVGFTSAIKAAEKPALTDRLEALIGEPGFTGNAPGGPSRWSTERSAKWCPLEPKLVIEVCYDHFSGERFRHGTSILRWRPDKAPRQCTFEQLKQKVANPMKMLK
- a CDS encoding bifunctional folylpolyglutamate synthase/dihydrofolate synthase — its product is MNASPDSTKSPLDAVIGRLSVLHQKRIDLGLERMHRLLERLGHPERKLPPVIHVAGTNGKGSTVAYLRATLEAAGLRVHAYTSPYLVRINECFRLGRVGGGVLVSDDELRAALEEVERVNAGEPATLFELKTAASFLLFAQNPADAVLLEVGLGGRLDSTNVVDAPAACVITPISMDHMDFLGDTLASIAAEKAAIIKRGVPVVCAEQRGEAMAVIEAEARRMRAPLLAANESWHVNVERGRLVYSDDRGLMDLAAPRLFGRHQFDNAGLAIATLRAVPTFKVNQAAFEAGIVGAEWPARMQRLTSGELLSWGPQGSEIWLDGGHNAEGGRVAAAALGDLEERVSRPLVVIAGMMANKDAQAFLANFAGLTRHIVAVPIPDTENAMPVDRLADAVRSLGMRVEIAPGIEAALRALSRLAYEVPPRILITGSLYLAGHVLGLNGTPPA
- the trxA gene encoding thioredoxin, with translation MAVGKVSDSDFEAEVLKANGPVVVDFWAEWCGPCRMIAPALDEIAGAMGDKVKIVKLNVDESPKTASKYGVMSIPTLMIFKGGEMASRQVGAAPKAKLQQWITSAV
- the trpA gene encoding tryptophan synthase subunit alpha, with amino-acid sequence MTTRIDTRFAELKKQGRAAFVTYVMAGDPDITTSLEIVKALPKAGAEIIELGIPFTDPMADGPSIQAAGLRALKGGMTLKKTLELVRAFRKDDNATPLVLMGYYNPIYIYGVDKFLADAKSAGVDGLIVVDLPPEEDDELCIPALKAGLNFIRLATPTTDDKRLPAVLTNTSGFVYYVSIAGITGAAAADANVVGEAVARIKRHTGLPICVGFGIRTPEAARAIAEKADGSVVGTALVDALKNSLDAEGRATAKTVNAVAELTAALAQGVKAAKQAAE
- the trpB gene encoding tryptophan synthase subunit beta produces the protein MNIAKPNSYRSGPDERGHFGIFGGRFVAETLMPLILDLEKAYTAAKADPAFQAEMNGYLKNYVGRPSPLYFAERLTEHLGGAKIYLKREELNHTGSHKVNNVLGQIMLARRMGKKRIIAETGAGQHGVATATLCARFGLECVVYMGAVDVERQQPNVIRMEMLGATVMPVQSGTRTLKDAMNEALRDWVTNVHNTFYCIGTVAGPHPYPTLVRDFQSIIGNETKAQMQEVEGRLPDSLVACIGGGSNAMGLFHPFLDDPSVEIFGVEAAGHGLTQLHAASIAGGRPGVLHGNRTYLLMDADGQIQDAHSISAGLDYPGIGPEHSWLHEVGRVNYLSATDDEALAAFQLLSKLEGIIPALEPAHAIAKVMELAPKRPKDHLMVVNLSGRGDKDVPQVGDILRGKSK